From one Triticum aestivum cultivar Chinese Spring chromosome 4B, IWGSC CS RefSeq v2.1, whole genome shotgun sequence genomic stretch:
- the LOC123094124 gene encoding AT-hook motif nuclear-localized protein 20 isoform X1, translating into MANRWWDEGRLTEAPPASGLASNQNQNQNQQQQQLEDAMAAPKVDGESSNSGGGSGQDDEPKEGAVVVPANRRPRGRPPGSKNKPKPPIFVTRDSPNALRSHVMEVAGGADVAESIAHFSRRRQRGVCVLSGAGTVADVALRQPSAPGAVVALRGRFEILSLTGTFLPGPSPPGSTGLTVYLAGGQGQVVGGSVVGALTAAGPVMVIASTFANATYERLPLDDAEEDHHQLDAARRHGAPGAGVPLPPMMAGDPSATGMPMYGVPPNLMPGGGGHAAPEWAAHARPPY; encoded by the coding sequence ATGGCCAACAGGTGGTGGGACGAAGGCCGGTTGACGGAGGCGCCGCCTGCATCAGGCCTCGCCAGCAACCAGAACCAGAACCagaaccagcagcagcagcagctggaggACGCCATGGCGGCGCCCAAGGTCGACGGGGAGAGCAGCAACAGCGGAGGGGGCAGCGGGCAGGACGACGAGCCCAAGGAGGGCGCGGTGGTGGTGCCGGCGAaccgccgcccgcgcggccggcCCCCGGGCTCCAAGAACAAGCCCAAGCCGCCCATCTTCGTCACGCGCGACAGCCCCAACGCGCTGCGCAGCCACGTCATGGAGGTGGCCGGCGGCGCCGACGTCGCCGAGTCCATCGCCCACTTCTCCCGCCGCAGGCAGCGCGGCGTCTGCGTGCTCAGCGGCGCCGGCACCGTCGCCGACGTCGCCCTGCGCCAGCCCTCCGCGCCGGGGGCCGTCGTCGCGCTGCGCGGCCGCTTCGAGATACTCTCCCTCACCGGCACCTTCCTCCCCGGGCCCTCGCCGCCGGGCTCCACGGGGCTCACCGTGTACCTGGCCGGAGGGCAGGGGCAGGTGGTCGGGGGCAGCGTCGTGGGCGCGCTCACCGCAGCCGGGCCCGTCATGGTGATCGCGTCCACCTTTGCCAACGCCACCTACGAGCGGCTGCCGCTGGACGACGCCGAGGAGGATCACCACCAGCTCGACGCCGCCCGCAGGCACGGTGCCCCCGGTGCTGGTGTTCCTCTTCCTCCGATGATGGCCGGCGACCCCTCCGCCACGGGGATGCCGATGTACGGCGTGCCGCCGAACCTGATGCCGGGAGGTGGCGGGCACGCGGCACCGGAATGGGCGGCGCATGCACGGCCGCCCTACTAG
- the LOC123094124 gene encoding AT-hook motif nuclear-localized protein 20 isoform X2, translated as MANRWWDEGRLTEAPPASGLASNQNQNQNQQQQQLEDAMAAPKVDGESSNSGGGSGQDDEPKEGAVVVPANRRPRGRPPGSKNKPKPPIFVTRDSPNALRSHVMEVAGGADVAESIAHFSRRRQRVVALRGRFEILSLTGTFLPGPSPPGSTGLTVYLAGGQGQVVGGSVVGALTAAGPVMVIASTFANATYERLPLDDAEEDHHQLDAARRHGAPGAGVPLPPMMAGDPSATGMPMYGVPPNLMPGGGGHAAPEWAAHARPPY; from the exons ATGGCCAACAGGTGGTGGGACGAAGGCCGGTTGACGGAGGCGCCGCCTGCATCAGGCCTCGCCAGCAACCAGAACCAGAACCagaaccagcagcagcagcagctggaggACGCCATGGCGGCGCCCAAGGTCGACGGGGAGAGCAGCAACAGCGGAGGGGGCAGCGGGCAGGACGACGAGCCCAAGGAGGGCGCGGTGGTGGTGCCGGCGAaccgccgcccgcgcggccggcCCCCGGGCTCCAAGAACAAGCCCAAGCCGCCCATCTTCGTCACGCGCGACAGCCCCAACGCGCTGCGCAGCCACGTCATGGAGGTGGCCGGCGGCGCCGACGTCGCCGAGTCCATCGCCCACTTCTCCCGCCGCAGGCAGCG CGTCGTCGCGCTGCGCGGCCGCTTCGAGATACTCTCCCTCACCGGCACCTTCCTCCCCGGGCCCTCGCCGCCGGGCTCCACGGGGCTCACCGTGTACCTGGCCGGAGGGCAGGGGCAGGTGGTCGGGGGCAGCGTCGTGGGCGCGCTCACCGCAGCCGGGCCCGTCATGGTGATCGCGTCCACCTTTGCCAACGCCACCTACGAGCGGCTGCCGCTGGACGACGCCGAGGAGGATCACCACCAGCTCGACGCCGCCCGCAGGCACGGTGCCCCCGGTGCTGGTGTTCCTCTTCCTCCGATGATGGCCGGCGACCCCTCCGCCACGGGGATGCCGATGTACGGCGTGCCGCCGAACCTGATGCCGGGAGGTGGCGGGCACGCGGCACCGGAATGGGCGGCGCATGCACGGCCGCCCTACTAG
- the LOC123090471 gene encoding glycine-rich cell wall structural protein 1.8: MGSRYEVEITVGSARDLKNVNWRNGDLKPYAVLWIDAGARCSTRVDLDNGDNPAWDEKVLVPLPPASRLEDAVLYIDVVHANAAEGVKPLVGSARLPLRDVVDDAGVGGKASRNLRLKRPSGRPQGKLDVRVAVKEPARYYDSNVPGGYPAPAGYGSSRDAYGGGYGAGAGAYGAAAGAGGYGAYAAAAPPSGYPGYGSTAPPPQAAAPYGSAPPPYGAAPPAQGAGAYGSSVQPAYGAAPPTQGAGAYGSSASAYGAAQPGQAAGYGGTTGVGLDQSGGKTKKKGMGMAGGLAVGAAAGVLGGLALAGGASYVEHKIEDHVTERVEEDMYRGGGGGYDDYGGDDDY; the protein is encoded by the coding sequence ATGGGCTCGCGGTACGAGGTGGAGATCACCGTCGGCTCCGCCCGCGACCTCAAGAACGTCAACTGGCGCAACGGCGACCTCAAGCCCTACGCCGTGCTCTGGATCGACGCCGGCGCGCGCTGCTCCACCCGCGTCGACCTCGACAACGGCGACAACCCCGCCTGGGACGAGAAGGTGCTCGTCCCGCTCCCGCCCGCCAGCCGCCTGGAGGACGCCGTGCTCTACATCGACGTCGTCCACGCCAACGCCGCCGAGGGCGTCAAGCCGCTCGTCGGCTCGGCCCGGCTCCCTCTCCGCGACGTCGTCGACGACGCCGGCGTCGGGGGCAAGGCGTCCAGGAACCTGAGGCTGAAGCGCCCCTCCGGGAGGCCCCAGGGGAAGCTTGACGTCCGCGTCGCCGTCAAGGAGCCGGCCAGGTACTACGACTCCAACGTCCCTGGCGGCTACCCGGCGCCCGCGGGGTACGGCTCCTCCCGCGATGCCTACGGTGGTGGGTATGGTGCCGGAGCCGGCGCGTACGGCGCCGCGGCGGGGGCCGGAGGCTACGGAGCGTACGCGGCCGCGGCGCCTCCGTCGGGGTACCCGGGCTACGGCTCCACCGCGCCGCCTCCCCAGGCCGCAGCACCGTACGGCTCCGCTCCACCTCCCTACGGCGCCGCGCCCCCGGCTCAGGGAGCAGGCGCCTACGGCTCCTCTGTTCAGCCGGCATACGGCGCCGCACCGCCGACTCAGGGAGCGGGCGCGTACGGCTCCTCTGCTTCTGCTTACGGCGCGGCGCAGCCGGGTCAGGCGGCGGGGTACGGTGGCACGACGGGGGTGGGCCTGGACCAGAGCGGcgggaagacgaagaagaaggggaTGGGGATGGCGGGCGGGCTGGcggtgggcgcggcggcgggcgtgcTGGGCGGGCTGGCGCTGGCGGGCGGGGCGAGCTACGTGGAGCACAAGATCGAGGACCACGTGACGGAGCGCGTGGAGGAGGACATgtaccgcggcggcggcggtgggtacGACGACTACGGCGGCGACGACGACTACTAG